The Macrotis lagotis isolate mMagLag1 chromosome 6, bilby.v1.9.chrom.fasta, whole genome shotgun sequence genome includes a window with the following:
- the LOC141491826 gene encoding LOW QUALITY PROTEIN: large ribosomal subunit protein eL29-like (The sequence of the model RefSeq protein was modified relative to this genomic sequence to represent the inferred CDS: inserted 2 bases in 1 codon), producing the protein MAKSKHHTTHNQSRKWDRNGIKKPRSQRYKSLKGVDPKFLRNMRFAKKHNKKGLKKMQANNAKAIXKASKAKLRRSKIPKASAQHAGDKMASKRLGPRIGIKHPGPRITKPDSKVARTTGAKAAKLTDPKAAKAAKPTDPKAGKPTDKASKSDPKAAKSVTKVTKSDAKAAKPAESRPKNAGGKTASPKPSK; encoded by the exons ATGGCCAAATCTAAGCATCATACCACCCATAATCAGTCACGAAAGTGGGACAGAAATGGCATCAAGAAACCTAGGTCACAGAGATACAAGTCTCTGAAAGGGGTTGATCCCAAGTTTCTGAGAAACATGCGCTTTGCCAAGAAACACAACAAGAAAGGGTTGAAGAAGATGCAGGCCAACAACGCCAAAGCCAT CAAGGCCTCCAAGGCCAAGCTCCGCAGGTCCAAGATCCCCAAGGCCAGTGCCCAGCATGCTGGTGACAAGATGGCCAGCAAGCGTCTAGGCCCTAGAATCGGCATCAAACATCCAGGCCCCAGGATCACTAAGCCTGACTCTAAGGTTGCCAGAACCACTGGCGCCAAGGCTGCCAAGCTCACTGACCCCAAGGCTGCCAAGGCCGCCAAGCCCACTGACCCCAAGGCTGGCAAGCCCACCGACAAGGCCAGTAAGTCTGATCCCAAGGCTGCCAAGTCTGTCACCAAGGTCACCAAGTCTGATGCTAAGGCTGCTAAGCCTGCTGAGTCCAGACCCAAAAATGCTGGAGGTAAAACAGCCAGTCCCAAACCTTCAAAATAG